The sequence below is a genomic window from Mercenaria mercenaria strain notata unplaced genomic scaffold, MADL_Memer_1 contig_463, whole genome shotgun sequence.
AGCTCCTAGACCAATATTTCCATTGattccatgatgatatttaattctgttGCTTCGTTTCCAATGATTTTAGATATCTAACATTTGTTTACGTATTTCGACTGTAGTATTGGACTTATTTGAACATTTAAGCATAAGCATGTAATttacagaaaattcgttgatcctCACAAATTAAcataatcaaagaaaaatgtgtttgtttgcagtgagatatcgtaAGGTATCATCAACGATAAGGGCGATAATTCTAATATTTTCACACCAGCTCCACCTTCGTGAAAATCTTCAATTGtccccttatcggtgatgatatatttatatatcacactgcaaacatcCAAATATCCTCCATTTTCTTAATTAATCTTAACCTTTGCATGACTACTCTCACACCCTAAACCCGGTATTAATctagtgtaacgattttatcttgccgactaccttttacatcctcactgtactgattgacacagattttatattataataaagctacttacagttacagtgcagactggaattctgaaatcttccctggttttcatgctttgattatagttgattaataccagccataaaatgaaaaatgaaatgtattttgacagaatcacaaaacacagaagctcatttatacaggttatgaactggttttgaaaaacttttaagttccatcctttcgaaaaatcatcagataatttagacgatgtcagaaatgtcttttaaaacttccgctttagtccgtttcctgttaattcctttatcttgcagatAGATTAAAtaatcctacaacaaactgctgtcttacaaatgcgttaattcctttgctttccgatgattttactaaaacaacatcaacttgtcaacggtcaaggtcaatcgcggccgtgccatacagagttactgttcttctatatatAATTTCTACCGTGGAAATACCTGTTTTCGGACCTCTAAGAAATATGCCAGGTTtatctgcatttaaatattttgtcaacaTAATAAGGTTTAACAAACATGTAAAGTACTCATTCTCACATTTATTCCTGCTCAAGAAAAAAAGTCTGCATAACAGCATGCAGAATAAATTGCATTTTCCAAACCCATGTGAAACCAATATGGCGTCATAAACAAGTACCTGTTTTCGAACCACCAATGAAATTGCttataacaaaacataaactaCAGTTAGGTTCAACATAGGTATTCAATATTGTCATTGAAATGTTACATGACTGTAAGCATTATGACTTTTGAAACAGTTTTGAGTTTATTCTTCAGTGTTAGGCTTGTTATGACAAGGGCAGTAAAAGGTGTCATTCAATCTGATAACTGAAGTGTTACAGCAGAATTTCAAGTGGGTCCAGTGTGGACAGTCTTCAACATCACATTTAGCCCACTTGACAAATACAAGAGATACACAGTTTTTCATTTCCTTTGGCTGGAATTGCTTGCATACACAGCACAAGTCATCTGCAGACATCTCCTCTTCAGCTGAAAGATCAGACTCACTGTCACTAACTGGAATAATCTGGCATCCAGATGGACCTGGTCAAAAGATTAAACAAGATTTTACTTctatcatatttgaaaataaatgtattccCTTATTTAAACCTATTTCAATAGTTAAATTATTGagcatttatattttttctattagtatttatttttaattaagttaaaaattacattttattgctAACAATTTATACCTGGTTTTTGTGATGAAGCTGCAGAGtcaagttttcttttctttctttcaacaTGTTCAGACACAGAGGGTACTTTACTTGTCATCCTTTTCTTCGGTTCTGAACTAGATGCACGCAGACTCTTTGACATTTTCTGCTTTTGCTTGTTAGGCTTTGACTTTTGAATTTCAGCTATTTCATTTACAATGTTATGATTTGTTATTTCCTTTCCAGCTACAACACCACTTATACCTTTATTGTGTTTTTTACTGTTATATGTCACCTTTTTTTTCTCCACAAACTCTTCTGCTGCTCTGAAGAATTCCCTACATGTGTTTTCATTTCCATGTTGGCAATTTGCAGTACTCTCTTGGGTTTCAGTGAGTTTCAATTCATCTGAGTAAGGCTTTGATGGTGCAAACTGGTCATCGCTGATTGCACTTGGGTTGAAAGGGTATATGCCCGTCTTCTCAAATGCTGACCTCAAGTTTGAATTAGACAAGCCCTTGACATAAGATGAAGACCCAAGCGCTGCAACATTATACCGAGTGATTTTTGTCTCTGGGCATTCTCTGAGAAATTTATGGCACTCATAAATCTTTTGCAACGGGCCAAAACAGCCAACATCAAGTGGCTGCAGTGCATGACTTGTGTGTGCTGGTAACACAAAGAGCAAAATGTTGTTGTGTTGTGCCCATTCAATAACTGGCATGTTGATGTGTGATCTGCAGTAAAAAGTAATAATGGTTGTtacataaaatgcattaaaaatgaaaaaaaagttatttcaaaatcttattAACAATCAACAAGTACACCATTTACTTTGAAGTCCAATTAACTTATTCAAACCATTATTAAAAAAGgtacatt
It includes:
- the LOC128554006 gene encoding uncharacterized protein LOC128554006 codes for the protein MSRTEAINSTRSSITTILGCGNALGTQIPPFFVFKGQRMRKELLEGSTPGSSGTVTDSGWSNSDVFLEYLQEHFIKYVQRGNKEQPLLLIFDGHRSHINMPVIEWAQHNNILLFVLPAHTSHALQPLDVGCFGPLQKIYECHKFLRECPETKITRYNVAALGSSSYVKGLSNSNLRSAFEKTGIYPFNPSAISDDQFAPSKPYSDELKLTETQESTANCQHGNENTCREFFRAAEEFVEKKKVTYNSKKHNKGISGVVAGKEITNHNIVNEIAEIQKSKPNKQKQKMSKSLRASSSEPKKRMTSKVPSVSEHVERKKRKLDSAASSQKPGPSGCQIIPVSDSESDLSAEEEMSADDLCCVCKQFQPKEMKNCVSLVFVKWAKCDVEDCPHWTHLKFCCNTSVIRLNDTFYCPCHNKPNTEE